The following coding sequences are from one Syngnathus acus chromosome 12, fSynAcu1.2, whole genome shotgun sequence window:
- the LOC119131764 gene encoding growth arrest and DNA damage-inducible protein GADD45 gamma-like, whose amino-acid sequence MQSAGKSLKEALLCAQGEDRLTVGVYESAKIMTDDPDSVSFCVLAVDEDFECDIALQIHFTLIQSFCFDNDISIVRVSDKQRLSEIVAGKSEQLEDAHCVLITNPSEGAWEDPSLEKLHLFCEESRRLNDWVPEISLPGR is encoded by the exons ATGCAGTCTGCTGGAAAATCTCTGAAGGAAGCTCTGCTCTGCGCTCAGGGCGAAGATCGACTCACCGTTGGGGTCTATGAGAGTGCAAAAATAATGACCGA TGATCCAGACAGTGTGTCCTTCTGCGTGCTTGCCGTGGATGAGGATTTCGAGTGTGACATTGCGCTGCAGATTCACTTCACCCTCATCCAGTCCTTCTGCTTCGACAACGACATCAGCATCGTCAGAGTGAGCGACAAGCAACGTCTGTCTGAGATTGTTGCTGGCAAGTCGGAGCAGCTCGAAGATGCTCACTGTGTCCTCATCACG AATCCATCTGAAGGGGCTTGGGAGGACCCCTCTCTGGAGAAGCTGCACCTGTTCTGCGAGGAGAGCCGGCGTCTGAATGACTGGGTTCCCGAAATCAGCCTCCCCGGACGCTGA
- the LOC119131747 gene encoding growth arrest and DNA damage-inducible protein GADD45 gamma-like, with amino-acid sequence MTPINLPRARSVTIVLSYQYTRPQPIRGKLFYNPTRAALYKRHKPLLRGHSALSADQTHTAFHSYLSVLLRNSINMTLEEVLTQKSTERAQCTGKALEEVLVTAMDNDSLTVGVYECAKVMNLDPDSVSFCVLAVDEDFECDIALQIHFTLIQSFCFDNDISIVRVSDKQRLSEIVAGKSEQLEDAHCVLITNPSEGAWEDPSLEKLHLFCQESRNLNDWVPEISLPGR; translated from the exons ATGACCCCCATCAATCTGCCACGAGCCAGAAGTGTGACAATAGTATTATCATACCAATACACGCGGccacagccaatcagagggaAGCTCTTTTACAACCCCACACGAGCTGCTCTGTATAAAAGGCACAAGCCTCTCCTCCGAGGGCACTCTGCTCTTTCTGCGGATCAAACCCACACAGCCTTTCATAGCTACCTGTCTGTGCTTCTGAGGAACAGCATCAACATGACTCTCGAGGAAGTTCTGACCCAGAAATCCACTGAGCGTGCTCAGTGCACCGGCAAAGCCCTGGAAGAAGTGCTGGTTACCGCCATGGACAACGACTCCCTCACTGTAGGAGTTTACGAGTGCGCAAAAGTGATGAATCT TGATCCAGACAGTGTGTCCTTCTGCGTGCTTGCCGTGGATGAGGATTTCGAGTGTGACATTGCGCTGCAGATCCACTTCACCCTCATCCAGTCCTTCTGCTTCGACAACGACATCAGCATCGTCAGAGTGAGCGACAAGCAACGTCTGTCTGAGATTGTTGCTGGCAAGTCGGAGCAGCTCGAAGATGCTCACTGTGTCCTCATCACG AATCCATCTGAAGGGGCTTGGGAGGACCCCTCTCTGGAGAAGCTGCACCTGTTCTGTCAGGAGAGCCGGAATCTGAACGACTGGGTTCCCGAAATCAGCCTCCCCGGACGCTGA